In a single window of the Anaerobaca lacustris genome:
- a CDS encoding sensor histidine kinase, whose translation MSGVILTLLIVVPAAALLLRRARRRETAARAAKVDSDETLTRLTGELAHEVKNPLSTIKVNLKLTREALEGIDFREAQKLALDRCQHSLSGAKRKITIIEKETDRLEQIVDGFLCYVKRPDLQLATMDLNELVGDMVDFYLPQACSHLLTLRHSLAGEPLVCRVDAGALKQVLLNLLINAQQAMEAGGELMVRTHRRSGKAVVEISDTGRGIPAEKLPTLFRPYHSSRSGGTGLGLATAKKIVESHGGTISVHSEPGKGSQFTIELPLAGFESVSSEVSA comes from the coding sequence ATGAGTGGAGTCATCCTGACTCTTCTGATCGTTGTCCCGGCCGCTGCGCTTCTGCTTCGCAGGGCCAGGCGTCGGGAGACGGCCGCCCGTGCCGCGAAGGTCGATTCCGATGAGACACTGACCCGTCTGACGGGCGAACTGGCCCACGAGGTCAAGAACCCGCTCTCGACGATCAAAGTCAACCTCAAACTCACGCGAGAGGCCTTGGAGGGCATCGACTTTCGCGAGGCGCAGAAACTCGCTCTGGATCGTTGCCAGCACAGCCTGTCCGGCGCCAAGAGGAAGATCACAATCATCGAAAAGGAGACGGACCGGCTCGAACAGATTGTCGACGGCTTCCTTTGCTATGTGAAGCGGCCCGATTTGCAACTGGCGACCATGGACCTGAACGAACTCGTCGGCGATATGGTCGATTTCTATCTGCCCCAGGCGTGCAGCCATTTGCTGACGCTGCGGCATAGTCTGGCTGGCGAGCCTTTGGTCTGCCGGGTGGATGCAGGGGCACTGAAACAGGTCCTTCTGAACCTGCTGATCAACGCGCAGCAGGCCATGGAGGCCGGCGGCGAGTTGATGGTTCGAACGCACCGACGCTCGGGAAAGGCCGTCGTCGAGATCAGCGATACCGGCAGGGGGATTCCCGCCGAGAAACTGCCGACGCTTTTCCGTCCGTATCACTCTTCTCGTTCCGGCGGCACGGGCCTCGGACTGGCCACCGCCAAGAAGATCGTGGAGTCGCACGGTGGCACGATTTCCGTACACAGCGAACCGGGCAAGGGAAGCCAGTTCACCATCGAGCTGCCGTTGGCCGGCTTCGAAAGCGTATCGAGTGAGGTGAGCGCATGA
- the pnp gene encoding polyribonucleotide nucleotidyltransferase, which translates to MSDVHSVSREIGGRTLTIETGRIARQAGGAVMVRYGETVVLVAATSAPPRFEDIDFFPLSVDYRERHSAAGKFPGGFIKREGRPTTKEILTARMIDRPIRPLFPEGYFQEVQIMASVLSADQDNDPDVPAMIGASAALCISSIPFQGPIGTCRVGRINGEFVVNPTYQQLAESDINVLVGGRREAINMLEVGAKELAEDVVAQAIRTAHEAAGQVIEMIEELQQKAGVEKVIPLTEIDADLEQKIRAEITEPLRELKTIHGKRDRNDAVNALLDEVKTRYCGDEAGEAKANPGIVKRILGKVECDVVRQMILEGKRPDGRGYDEIRPIFCEVGLLPRTHGSALFTRGETQALVSVTLGTIRDAQIIDGLMEEYSQSFTYHYNFPPFSVGEVKPIRGPGRREIGHGALAERALENVRPASDKFAYTVRLISDITESNGSSSMASVCGGSLALMDAGVPINGAVAGISVGMISGNDGRYELLTDILGEEDHFGDMDFKVAGTTEGITAIQLDIKAEGLPHQIMVEALERARNARLHILETMNQAISTPRPELSQYAPKLITVEIDPEFIGKVIGPGGKMIKSLQEQTNTTIEIEEDGTVFISCVGGDGHLRAKAMIEAMTQPPEVGRLYKDAKVVSIKDFGMFVEIVPGVEGLCHISELSDGYVKQVDDVCKLGDIVPVKLISIDDQGRLKLSRRAALAELGIKEEKRPRPHDKR; encoded by the coding sequence ATGTCGGATGTTCATAGTGTTTCCAGAGAAATCGGCGGAAGGACGCTCACCATCGAGACGGGGCGGATCGCCAGACAGGCCGGTGGAGCGGTCATGGTCCGGTACGGCGAAACCGTTGTCCTCGTCGCGGCGACCAGCGCACCGCCAAGATTTGAGGATATCGATTTCTTTCCTCTGAGTGTCGATTACCGTGAACGACACAGCGCCGCCGGCAAGTTCCCGGGTGGCTTCATCAAACGCGAGGGACGACCGACAACGAAGGAGATCCTGACAGCGCGCATGATCGATCGACCCATTCGCCCGCTCTTCCCAGAGGGCTATTTCCAGGAAGTGCAGATCATGGCCTCCGTGCTCAGTGCGGACCAGGACAACGATCCGGACGTGCCGGCCATGATCGGCGCCAGTGCGGCGCTGTGCATCAGCAGCATCCCGTTCCAGGGTCCCATCGGCACCTGTCGCGTGGGCCGAATCAACGGCGAGTTCGTCGTCAACCCGACGTATCAGCAACTCGCCGAAAGCGACATCAACGTCCTCGTTGGCGGCCGAAGAGAGGCCATCAACATGCTCGAGGTCGGCGCCAAGGAACTGGCCGAAGACGTCGTGGCCCAGGCCATTCGCACGGCGCACGAAGCGGCCGGACAGGTCATCGAGATGATCGAGGAACTCCAGCAGAAGGCCGGCGTGGAGAAGGTGATTCCGCTGACCGAAATCGACGCGGATCTCGAACAGAAGATCCGTGCAGAGATCACCGAACCGCTTCGGGAACTCAAGACGATTCACGGCAAACGGGATCGCAATGACGCCGTCAACGCGTTGCTGGACGAGGTGAAGACCCGGTACTGTGGCGATGAGGCGGGTGAGGCCAAGGCCAATCCGGGCATCGTCAAGCGGATTCTCGGGAAGGTCGAATGTGACGTCGTTCGGCAGATGATTCTCGAGGGCAAGCGACCCGACGGTCGCGGTTATGACGAGATCCGTCCCATCTTCTGTGAGGTCGGATTGCTGCCCCGGACACACGGTTCGGCGCTCTTCACACGGGGTGAGACCCAGGCGCTGGTCAGCGTGACTCTTGGCACCATCCGGGACGCGCAGATCATCGACGGGCTCATGGAAGAATACAGCCAGAGCTTCACGTACCACTACAACTTCCCGCCGTTCTCCGTCGGTGAGGTCAAACCGATTCGCGGACCGGGCCGTCGGGAGATCGGGCACGGAGCGTTGGCCGAGCGGGCGCTCGAGAACGTGCGGCCGGCGTCCGACAAGTTTGCGTACACCGTACGGCTCATCTCCGATATTACCGAGTCCAACGGATCGAGTTCCATGGCATCGGTCTGCGGCGGTTCGCTGGCCCTGATGGACGCCGGCGTGCCCATCAATGGGGCCGTGGCCGGCATCTCGGTCGGTATGATCAGCGGCAACGACGGTCGTTATGAATTGCTGACCGATATCCTCGGCGAAGAGGACCACTTCGGGGATATGGATTTCAAGGTGGCCGGAACGACCGAGGGGATCACGGCCATCCAACTGGACATCAAGGCCGAGGGCCTTCCGCATCAGATCATGGTCGAGGCCCTGGAGCGGGCCAGGAACGCGCGACTTCACATCCTTGAGACCATGAATCAGGCCATCAGCACCCCGCGGCCGGAGCTGAGCCAGTATGCACCGAAGCTCATCACGGTGGAGATCGATCCGGAGTTCATCGGCAAGGTCATCGGTCCCGGCGGCAAGATGATCAAGAGCCTCCAGGAGCAGACCAACACCACGATCGAGATCGAGGAGGACGGCACCGTCTTCATCAGTTGCGTTGGCGGCGACGGGCATCTCAGGGCCAAGGCGATGATCGAGGCGATGACCCAGCCGCCCGAGGTGGGACGCCTCTACAAAGACGCGAAGGTGGTCTCGATCAAGGACTTCGGCATGTTCGTCGAGATCGTGCCCGGCGTCGAAGGGCTCTGCCACATCAGCGAATTGAGCGACGGCTACGTCAAACAGGTCGATGACGTCTGCAAGCTCGGGGACATCGTCCCGGTCAAGCTCATCTCGATCGACGATCAGGGCCGGCTCAAGCTTTCGCGCCGTGCCGCCCTGGCCGAACTCGGCATTAAGGAAGAAAAGAGACCGCGGCCCCACGACAAGCGATAG
- the rpsO gene encoding 30S ribosomal protein S15 codes for MLTKEQKGQILTDFEKHEGDTGSPEVQIALLSRRINDLTEHLKAHPKDHSSRRGLLKMVGNRSALLRYIRDRDVKRYQAVISRLGLRK; via the coding sequence ATGCTGACGAAAGAACAAAAAGGCCAGATTCTCACCGATTTCGAGAAGCACGAAGGGGATACCGGGTCCCCGGAGGTGCAGATCGCACTTCTGTCCCGGCGGATCAACGACCTGACCGAACACCTCAAGGCCCACCCGAAGGATCACTCCTCCCGTCGTGGTCTGCTCAAGATGGTCGGCAACCGCTCCGCACTGCTGAGGTACATTCGTGACAGGGACGTCAAGCGCTACCAGGCCGTCATCTCCCGCCTTGGGCTGCGAAAATAG
- the ruvX gene encoding Holliday junction resolvase RuvX — MRYLAIDHGSRRIGLAICDARETIASPLCVLDGRRDVLAEIAGIVEAEGVEGIVLGLPLNMDGSEGPQAAKAKAFGEQLARRIGLPIYMQDERLSSFGAAEKLESAGLSRAHRRDRLDAVAAAEILQAFLDERGADECRQ, encoded by the coding sequence ATGAGATACCTGGCAATCGACCATGGAAGCAGACGCATCGGCTTGGCCATCTGCGATGCCCGGGAGACCATCGCCTCCCCTCTGTGCGTGCTGGACGGCCGCAGGGACGTCCTGGCCGAGATTGCCGGGATCGTCGAAGCCGAAGGCGTCGAGGGTATCGTACTGGGCCTGCCGCTGAATATGGACGGCTCGGAAGGCCCCCAGGCGGCAAAGGCCAAGGCCTTCGGCGAGCAGCTCGCCCGCCGGATCGGCCTTCCCATCTACATGCAGGATGAACGACTGAGCAGTTTTGGGGCCGCCGAGAAGCTCGAATCGGCCGGGCTGTCCAGGGCCCACAGGCGGGACCGGCTCGATGCCGTGGCCGCCGCCGAGATCCTGCAGGCCTTCCTTGACGAAAGGGGCGCCGACGAGTGTCGGCAATAG
- a CDS encoding mannose-1-phosphate guanylyltransferase produces MNYAVIMAGGTGKRLWPLSRQKRPKQVLKLLDGRTLLERCFERIGPVFDARNIIVLTNADYVDVVREDLPGLPPGNVIAEPAVRDTAGAIGLAAAVLTKADPAATMAVVTADQLLEPAAVLQDALHDAFAFIAANPEALITFGIQPAFPSTQFGYIKCGDPRERNGCKNTVYSVEAFKEKPDLSTARDYVADGRYFWNSGMFVWRAGTILRNLADFVPETVDPLRRIAAAWDTPDQQAVLREQFLRLPKISIDYAVMERAEQVCTIRLDCRWRDVGSFAALADIIESDGRSNVVIARASELLDCTNSIVVTEDKGHLIAAIGLDGIVVAHTQDATLVCRADQTERLKELLALIESHNHSEFL; encoded by the coding sequence ATGAATTACGCTGTAATCATGGCCGGCGGCACCGGTAAGAGGCTCTGGCCGCTGAGCCGGCAGAAGAGGCCCAAGCAGGTCCTCAAGCTCCTCGATGGGCGGACGCTGCTCGAACGCTGCTTCGAGCGGATCGGGCCGGTTTTCGATGCCCGCAACATCATCGTCCTGACCAACGCGGACTACGTCGACGTGGTCCGCGAGGACCTTCCGGGGCTGCCGCCGGGCAATGTGATCGCCGAGCCGGCGGTGCGAGATACCGCCGGTGCGATCGGCCTGGCGGCCGCAGTACTGACCAAGGCCGACCCGGCCGCAACGATGGCGGTCGTCACTGCCGACCAGTTGCTCGAACCGGCGGCGGTCCTGCAGGATGCCCTGCACGATGCCTTCGCGTTCATCGCAGCCAATCCCGAGGCGCTCATCACATTCGGGATCCAGCCGGCGTTTCCCAGCACGCAGTTCGGCTATATCAAGTGCGGCGATCCACGCGAGCGCAACGGGTGCAAGAACACCGTTTACTCGGTCGAAGCCTTCAAGGAGAAGCCCGACCTTTCTACGGCCCGCGACTACGTGGCGGATGGCCGGTATTTCTGGAACTCGGGGATGTTTGTGTGGAGGGCCGGAACGATCCTGCGAAACCTGGCGGACTTCGTGCCCGAGACCGTCGATCCGTTGCGTCGCATCGCGGCGGCCTGGGATACGCCCGATCAGCAGGCCGTGCTGCGGGAGCAATTCCTCCGTCTGCCCAAGATCAGTATCGACTACGCGGTAATGGAACGGGCCGAGCAGGTCTGCACGATCCGGCTGGACTGCCGATGGCGGGACGTGGGCTCGTTCGCGGCGCTGGCCGATATCATCGAATCGGACGGCCGCAGCAACGTCGTGATCGCCCGCGCCAGTGAGTTGCTGGACTGCACCAACAGCATCGTCGTCACCGAGGACAAGGGGCACCTGATCGCCGCGATCGGCCTCGACGGCATCGTGGTCGCCCACACGCAGGATGCGACCCTGGTCTGCCGAGCGGACCAGACGGAGCGGCTCAAGGAGCTTCTGGCTTTGATCGAGTCGCACAATCACAGTGAGTTTTTGTAG
- a CDS encoding endo-1,4-beta-xylanase encodes MAGDVNRRGFLRLTAGTGAAWMMGTSGIGRAVPSPTAEILGEADARIAKHRKGKATLRVLGPDGQPLPTGTKLLIRQTRHAFLFGCNIFRLGRCRTPEDNTAYADQFAELLNFATLPFYWWSYERQKGQPADDRTDETVRWCRRHGITTKGHPLAWNYVDPRWLTGTPEEVMQLQIERIARCMKRFKADIGIWDVVNEATHHDRDETKRNAPLLTEAISRMGVGPYVRAAYRTAREADPDATLIINDYRTDPTFEEKVISQLVDEDQQPLYDVIGIQSHMHGGYWGPARTWEVCERFARYGKPLHFTETTLVSGPKSASGWTTTAEGEEQQAERAAEFYTVLFSHPAVEAVTWWDFSDQGAWQGAPAGLIRDDMSPKPVYERLADLVKRKWWTQDTVENGVDGRAPIEGFLGDYEVAAEQGGRRLSGRFTLAKDAAELAEVRMVLA; translated from the coding sequence ATGGCTGGAGACGTCAATCGCCGGGGATTCTTGCGGCTCACCGCAGGCACAGGGGCGGCCTGGATGATGGGCACGTCCGGCATCGGCCGGGCCGTGCCGTCGCCGACTGCCGAGATACTCGGCGAGGCGGATGCGCGAATCGCAAAGCACCGCAAGGGCAAAGCCACTCTGCGAGTCCTCGGTCCCGACGGGCAACCCTTGCCGACGGGAACGAAGCTGCTCATTCGTCAGACCAGACATGCATTTCTCTTCGGATGCAACATCTTCCGGCTGGGTCGCTGCCGAACGCCCGAAGACAACACCGCCTATGCCGATCAGTTTGCCGAATTGCTGAACTTCGCCACGCTGCCGTTCTACTGGTGGTCGTACGAACGCCAGAAGGGCCAGCCCGCCGACGATCGGACGGACGAGACCGTTCGGTGGTGTCGTCGTCATGGCATCACGACGAAAGGGCATCCTCTGGCGTGGAACTACGTTGACCCCCGGTGGCTGACGGGCACGCCGGAAGAGGTGATGCAGCTTCAGATCGAGCGGATCGCCCGGTGCATGAAGCGGTTCAAGGCAGACATCGGGATCTGGGACGTGGTCAACGAGGCGACGCACCACGACCGCGACGAAACCAAACGCAACGCGCCTCTCCTGACGGAAGCGATCTCGAGGATGGGCGTCGGACCGTACGTCCGCGCCGCCTATCGAACCGCCCGAGAAGCCGACCCCGACGCAACGCTCATCATCAACGACTACCGGACGGACCCCACCTTCGAGGAGAAGGTGATTTCGCAGCTTGTGGACGAGGACCAGCAGCCCCTGTATGACGTCATCGGCATCCAATCCCACATGCACGGAGGCTACTGGGGGCCGGCTCGAACGTGGGAGGTGTGCGAGCGGTTCGCCCGATATGGCAAGCCGTTGCACTTCACCGAGACGACCCTGGTCTCCGGACCCAAGAGTGCGTCGGGCTGGACAACGACGGCCGAAGGTGAAGAGCAGCAAGCCGAACGTGCGGCCGAGTTCTACACCGTACTCTTCAGCCACCCGGCCGTTGAAGCCGTCACGTGGTGGGATTTCAGCGACCAGGGCGCCTGGCAGGGAGCGCCGGCAGGCCTGATCCGCGACGACATGTCGCCCAAGCCGGTATACGAGCGGCTTGCCGATCTGGTCAAACGCAAATGGTGGACGCAGGACACGGTGGAAAACGGGGTCGACGGCCGGGCCCCAATCGAGGGTTTTCTGGGCGATTACGAGGTTGCCGCCGAGCAGGGCGGCCGGCGGCTTTCCGGGCGGTTCACGCTGGCCAAGGACGCCGCGGAGCTGGCCGAAGTCCGAATGGTTCTGGCATAG
- a CDS encoding ATP-dependent helicase → MDEALLAQLTSSQRKAVSHRDGPLLVLAGPGSGKTRVITCRIAALVDSGVRPYNICAITFTNKAAEEMRQRAAALGPSGGAHISTFHSLCVRILRRYAEAAGIHSNFSIYDSADQSKCVKQAVKDCGLDGTNFPPARMLDAISTLKNKLIDAEAFQERAEDFFSRTLSQVYTRYQQILAERNGLDFDDLLMKVAFLLETDSAVCGELSNRFKFLLIDEYQDTNHAQYRLAKALALPHGNICATGDPDQSIYRWRGADIRNILAFEKDWPEAVVVKLEENFRSTAAILRAADSLIARNTNRKQKALVAVRTDEGKVCVEGHEDEAAEADAVARQVDALLSQKVPAGQIAVFYRVNAMSRALEEAFVRRRVPYQVVRGVEFYNRKEIRDLLAYLKVLANPADEVALLRIINTPTRGIGKVTVDRVKAFAVSHGLTLSQALARADQVPEVSGAARTKLMAFSCLLDKLRRDIVGPVAPLAERVFRESGLEQSFKGTGQDGQDALENISELINAAAAYDQQTTEPSLLDYLQQIALFSDTDAYEATSERAALMTLHAAKGLEFDHVFIIGLEDGLLPHERGNGDGDELEEERRLFFVGVTRARINLYLSYARYRTVRGQFLRTVASPFLFELGLDSITQKDEEPEDDEDAFGGYGRRPRLASRPVPAKQAEPEFAPGQLVRHKTFGLGRVRKYADMGANSVVTIQFNTGQTKSLLLQYAHLTRV, encoded by the coding sequence ATGGATGAGGCACTTCTGGCACAACTGACGTCGTCGCAGCGCAAGGCGGTCTCGCACCGAGACGGTCCTCTGCTGGTCCTGGCGGGACCGGGCAGTGGAAAGACGCGGGTCATCACGTGCCGCATCGCTGCCCTGGTCGATTCGGGCGTCCGGCCGTACAACATCTGCGCGATCACCTTCACCAACAAGGCCGCCGAGGAGATGCGCCAGCGGGCCGCCGCCCTCGGGCCGTCCGGCGGGGCCCACATCAGCACGTTCCATTCGCTGTGCGTGCGCATTCTCCGCCGCTATGCCGAGGCCGCCGGGATTCACTCGAACTTCAGCATCTACGACTCGGCCGATCAGAGCAAATGCGTCAAGCAGGCGGTCAAGGATTGCGGTCTCGACGGAACGAACTTCCCGCCGGCCCGGATGCTCGACGCCATTTCCACGCTGAAAAACAAGCTGATCGACGCGGAAGCGTTTCAGGAGCGAGCCGAAGACTTCTTCTCGCGGACCCTGAGCCAGGTCTACACGCGGTATCAGCAGATCCTCGCCGAGCGCAACGGATTGGATTTCGACGACCTGTTGATGAAGGTCGCGTTTCTGCTGGAGACCGACTCGGCCGTCTGCGGCGAGCTGTCCAATCGCTTCAAGTTCCTGCTCATCGATGAGTACCAGGACACCAACCACGCGCAGTATCGCCTGGCCAAGGCCCTTGCCTTGCCGCACGGCAATATCTGTGCGACCGGCGACCCCGACCAGTCGATCTACCGCTGGCGCGGCGCCGACATCCGCAACATCCTGGCCTTCGAGAAGGACTGGCCCGAGGCGGTGGTCGTCAAGCTCGAAGAGAACTTCCGCAGCACCGCCGCCATTCTCCGGGCGGCCGACAGCCTGATCGCTCGCAACACGAATCGCAAACAAAAGGCCCTCGTCGCCGTCCGGACCGACGAAGGCAAGGTCTGCGTCGAAGGCCATGAAGACGAGGCGGCCGAAGCCGACGCGGTGGCGCGACAGGTCGATGCCCTGCTCTCGCAGAAGGTTCCGGCCGGACAGATCGCAGTCTTTTATCGGGTCAACGCGATGAGCCGGGCCCTCGAAGAGGCGTTCGTTCGGCGTCGCGTTCCCTATCAGGTCGTCCGAGGCGTGGAGTTCTACAATCGCAAAGAGATTCGCGACCTGCTGGCCTACCTGAAGGTGCTGGCCAACCCGGCCGACGAGGTCGCGCTGCTGCGGATCATCAACACACCGACGCGCGGAATCGGCAAAGTCACTGTGGACCGCGTCAAGGCCTTTGCCGTCAGCCACGGACTGACCTTGTCGCAGGCGTTGGCCCGGGCCGACCAGGTCCCGGAGGTGAGCGGGGCGGCGAGGACCAAACTCATGGCCTTTTCCTGTCTGCTGGACAAGCTGCGGCGAGACATCGTGGGCCCGGTTGCGCCGCTGGCCGAACGCGTCTTCCGCGAATCGGGCCTCGAACAGTCGTTCAAAGGGACCGGCCAGGACGGCCAGGACGCGTTGGAGAACATCAGCGAACTGATCAATGCCGCGGCCGCCTACGACCAGCAGACGACCGAGCCGTCGTTGCTCGATTACCTCCAGCAGATCGCCCTGTTCAGCGACACCGATGCCTACGAGGCGACGAGCGAACGGGCCGCCCTGATGACGCTCCACGCCGCCAAGGGGCTTGAGTTCGACCATGTCTTCATCATCGGACTCGAAGACGGGCTGCTCCCGCACGAGCGGGGCAACGGCGACGGCGACGAGCTCGAAGAGGAACGCCGGCTCTTCTTCGTCGGCGTCACGCGGGCCCGGATCAATCTGTACCTGAGCTATGCGCGGTACCGCACGGTCCGAGGGCAGTTCCTTCGCACCGTGGCCTCTCCATTCCTGTTCGAGCTGGGGCTCGATTCGATCACCCAGAAGGACGAGGAGCCGGAAGACGACGAGGATGCCTTCGGCGGGTACGGCCGTCGGCCGCGATTGGCCTCGCGGCCGGTGCCCGCGAAACAGGCGGAGCCGGAATTCGCTCCTGGGCAGCTCGTGCGTCACAAGACCTTCGGACTCGGTCGCGTCCGCAAGTACGCCGACATGGGCGCCAACAGCGTGGTCACAATCCAGTTCAACACGGGACAAACCAAGTCGCTCCTGCTACAATACGCCCATCTGACCCGGGTGTAG